The genomic DNA TCCAGCAGCGCCGCCGGGAACGGCGTCCGCTCCCGCATGATCACGAGGATCTCGGCCTGCGCGATCCGCGCCACGAGATCGTCGGGATTCGCGATGTGCTGGGCGATCGCGGAGACGGCGACGCGGTCGGAGAGGCGCGTCCAGTCCGCGAGCGCGAGAGCCGCCTGCTGGTAATCGTCGAGGATCAGGCAGGTGCGCATGAGAGGGGGTTAGGCCTCGGTGGAAGGTGCGTCAACGGTCGCCGTGCGACGACGCGCGGCGCCCTGTTCCTAGGCGCCGGCCAGAGCCGCGAACGCTGCCGCCACGCCGGCGGCGCCGGGATCCTGGACACCGGCGAGGTCCCCGGCCGCCAGGTAGCTCGAGCGGCCCGCGCCGGCGCGCTCCATCCCGGCCGTGGCCTCGGCACCGGCCCGGGCGGCCGCCGCGGCGGCGGCCAGATCGCCGTTCTTCAGCGCCTCCACGGCTGGGATCAGGGCGTCGAGCAGGGTGCGGTCGCCGGCCTTAGCGCCGCCGTAGCCCTGGACGCGCGCCACCCCCTGCCCGAGAGCCTCGGGCCACGCGGCGCCGTCGGCGAGGGCCGAGGCCGTCGCGGCGAAGAAGATCGATCCGAGCACGCCGCTCGATCCGCCGACCGCGCGCCCGATCCGCTCGGCGAGCGCCCGGCACAGGGCCGCGGGTTCGGTCTGGGGCAGCCGGTCGAGATCGGCCTGGACGGCGCGGGCCGCGCCCGCGAAGGTCGTGCCGGCGTCGCCGTCGCCGACCTTGGCATCGAGGCTGTTCAGAGAACCCTCGGCCCGGATCAGGGCCTCGGCGACGGCCCGGATCCGGGCAGCGGTGACGGCGTCGTGCGACGGCGCGAAGGCCTCGCCCGCGAGCCCCTCGGGCACCGGCCGCAGGATCGGCGGCTCGACCCGGACCGCCGCGGGCCAGGCCGGGACCGGGACGGGCTCCGACAGGGCGCGCTCCAGCGCGTCGTCGAGCGGCAGGACCGACAGCGAGGCGCCGTGCATGTCGAGCGCCGTCATCAGCGGGGCGGGCCCGAGCAGCAGGCGGACGCGCCGGCCCAGATCGGTCGCGAGCACCGCCCGGGTGAGGATCTGCATCTCCAGGGCGGAGGCGGAGCCGAGATTGTTCACGAGCAGCGCCAGCCCGTCCGCGCCCGGGACGGACCGCGCGAGACGCTCGGCCATCATGCGGGCGAGCTCGCTGGCCTTGGGCAGGGCGATGCGCTCCGCGCCGGGCTCGCCGTGGATACCGAGGCCGAGTTCGGCCTGCCCCTCCGCCAGCCGCTCGCTGCGCGCCGAGCCGGGGATCGTGCAGGTCGAGACCGCGATGCCGAGCGACTTCGCCGCCCCGGCGGCCCGGCGGGCGAGCGCCGCCACGGTCTCGAGCGGTTCTCCGGCCTCCGCGGCGTGACCCGCCACCTTGTGCACGAACAGCGTCCCGGCGACGCCGCGGGGCTGCTTGGCGTCCGGGAGGGCGATGTCGTCCGACACGATCACGGTCTCGACCTTGTGGCCCAGCGCCCGGGCGCGCTCGGCGGCGAGGCCGAAGTTCAACCGGTCGCCCGCGTAGTTCTTGATGACGAGCAGGCACCCGGCCGGTCCCGTCACCGCGAGGATCCCGGCCAGGACCGCGTCGACGCTCGGCGAGGCGAAGACGTCGCCGCAGACGGCGGCGCTCAGCAGGCCCGGCCCGACGAAGCCGGCATGGGCCGGCTCGTGACCGGAGCCGCCGCCGGAGACGACCGCGACCTTCCCGGAATCCGGAGCGGCGCGGAGAACGACGCGGATGCCCGGGTCGCCGTCGAGCCGCGCCAAGCGTCCGCCGCTGGCCGCGACGAGGCCGTCGACCGCATCGTTGACCAGGGTGGAGCGGGCGTCGATGAAATGGGCCATGGCGTGACCTTCGATGGGGCCGGCCCGCGATTCTGCGCCGGCGGATCAGCGCGCATTGTCCGCGCTGTCGAGCCCTGCTGGCAACGGTCTCCGTCCCCGCGAGCAGAGCGAAGCGATCCGGGCAGCGCCACGCCGACCGACGTCCCGCTGCCCTGGCTCGCTTTGCCGCGCTCGCTAGAACGATGGTCTGACGCGTCCCCTCACTCCTTCACGGCGCCGGTGAGCGCGGACACGTAGTACTCGACGAAGAACGAGTAGAGGATCACCAGCGGCAGCGAGCCGAGCAGCGCGCCGGCCATCAGCGAGCCCCACTTGTAGACGTCGCCGTCCACGAACTCGCTCACCACGGCGATGGGCACCGTCTTGTTCTGCGTCGAGGACAGGAAGGTCAGCGCGTAGATGAACTCGTTCCAGCACAGGGTCAGCGAGAAGATCCCCGCCGAGATCAGCCCCGGGAAGGCGAGCGGCAGGATGATCTTGGTGAGGATCTGCCACCGGCTGGCGCCGTCCATCAGCGCGCATTCCTCGAGCTCGTAGGGGATGGTCTTGAAGTAGCCCATCAGGAGCCAGGTCGAGAACGGGATCAGGATCGTCGGATAGGCGAGGATCAGGGCGATCGGCGAGTCGAACAGGCCGTAGGCCTGGATGATCGTGGCGAGCGGGATGAACAGGATGGAGGGCGGCACGAGGTAGGCGAGGAAGATCGCCGCCCCGACCCAGCCGGCGCCCCGGTAGCGCACGCGGACGCACGCGTAGGCGGCGAGCACGCTCGCAAACAGCGACAGCACGGTCGCCGCCACCGACACGTACATCGTGTTCCAGAGCCAGCGCGGATACTGCGTCTCGAAGAGGAGCTTGTTGATGTGCTTGAGCGTCGGGTCCACGACCCAGAACGGGTTGAACCGCTCCATATCGATCAGCTGCTCGTCCGGTTTGATGGCGGTGAGCGCCATCCAGTAGAACGGGAACAGCAGCACGGCGAGGATGATGAGGAGCGGCAGGTAGGTCGTCACGAGCCGCCGCGGCAGGCGCTCGAGATAGGCCATCCCCTCCGAGTTGTCGGTGAGCCCGGCGGGTTGGGCCGCGAGGACGGGGGCGAGGTGCGGGTCGGCGTGGGCCGGCGGTGCGGGCGCGCTCATCGGTCGGACTCCCCGGACTGCCAAGCCCTTCGCTGCAGGCCGAACCACGAGATGCCGATGGCCGCGAGCAGGAACGGCACCATGGCGGTGGCGATGGCCGCGCCCTCGCCGAGCGTCCCCGAGAGGATGCCGCGCTGGTACGAGAGGGTCGCCATCAGGTGGGTGGCGTTCACCGGACCGCCGCGCGTCATCGCCCAGATCAACTGGAAGTCGGTGAAGGTGAACAGCACCGAGAAGGTCATGACCACGGCGATGATCGGGGTCAGGAGCGGCAGGGTGATCCGCGAGAAGATCTGCCAGTTCGAGGCGCCGTCGAGCGTCGCGGCCTCGTAGAGCGAGGGCGAGACCGTCTGGAGACCGGCGAGCAGCGTGATGGCGATGAACGGCACGCCCCGCCAGATGTTGGCGAAGATCACGCAGGCGCGCGCCATGGCCGGCTCGCCGAGGAAGTCGATGTTGCCGTCGATCACCCCGAGATGCCGCAGAGACCAGGAGATGATCGAGAACTGGCTGTCGAAGATCCACCAGAACGCGATGGCCGACAGAACCGTCGGCACCACGAACGGGATCAGCACGATCGACCGGATGATCGACTTGAACGGCATGTTCTTGTTGAGCAGCAGCGCGAGGTAGAGTCCGACGCCGAACTTCACCACGGACGCCACCGCCGTGTAGAGGCAGGTGTTGAATACCGAGAGCCAGAAGACGTCGTCGTCCCAGAGCCACTCGTAGTTCTCGAGACCGACGAAGACGCCCTCGCGGCCGATCCGCGCGTTGGTGAAGGACAGCCAGATACCCTTCAGGAGAGGGTAGGCCAGGAACAGGCCGAGGATCAGCGCCGTCGGCAACATGAACCAGAACCCCGCCCAGCCCCGGCTCGCGCGCACGCGCTGCCAGGCCGAGCGGGTCGGGATTGCGGCCGGGGCGGGCTGCGTCAGGGCCGTGTGCGCCATGGTCTCGCCTCCGGCGGGTGGGGTCAGGTGTTCCGGAAGATGCGGGTGGCGGCGCGCTCGGCGTTCTTGATTGCGCCCTTCACGTCCTCGCGGCCGGTGCAGTGGCTGGCGAACATGTCGACGATGACGAAGTCGGCGAGCACCGCGGCGATGCGCTCGCTCACCGGCGCGAGGCCGCCCGCCGCCAGGGAGCGCCGGCCCGCCTCGGCGAAGACCGCGTTCTTCGGGTCGCTCGTCCAGATCGGGTTCTTCGGGTAGTTCGACAGGGGCTCGCAGAGGTAGCCCTGCGCCGCCTCCAGCCAGGGATTGTAGTTCGCCGCCTCCATCATGAAGGCGATGAAGGCCTTACAGGCGTTCGGCGCCTTCGAGTACTTGAAGGCCAGGATCGGGAAGGCGAGCTGGAACTCGGTGGGCTTGCCGACGGGTCCGATCGGCCAGACCGCGTGGTCCATGTCCTCGGCGAGCTTCGGGTTGTCCTTCTTGGCCGCCGCGTAGATCGAGATGCCGTTGTTGGTCAGGTACAGGTCGCCGGCCAGGAAGGCCTTGTTGTTCGACGAGTCGTTCCACGACACCGTGCCGGGCACGAAGGTCTCGTACAGGGACTTGACGTACTCGAGCGCCTTGGCGGTCTCGGGCGAGTTGATGACGATCTTCTCGTTGGCGTCGACGAGATTGCCGCCGTGGGACCAGAGCGCCCAGTGGCACCACGTGTTGCCGTCGCCGGTGGCGTGGCCGAGGGCGAAGCCGGCCGGCGTGTTGTTCTTCTTCAGGCCGCGACAGAGCTCGAGGAAGCCCGCGGTGTCGGTGGGGAACCTGTCGAACCCGGCCTTCTTCATCGCCGAGATGCGGTAGTTCGGGTAGCCGCCGTTGAACGCCACGGGGATCGCGATCCACTTGCCCTTGACCTTGCCGTAGGCCTCCGCGGACGGGAACCAGGGGCCGTACTTCTTGGCCAGGGACTCGGCCACGTCCTCGAGCGGCAGGCACTTGTCGGGGAAGAGCGCCGGGAACGAGAACAGGCCCCAGACCATGTCGGGCCCCTGCCCGGTATTGGCGGCGACCGACGCCTTGGGCTGGATGTCGTCGAAGGACTCGTTGCTCACCGTGACCTTGACGCCCGTCGCCTTGGTGAAGGCGTCGACCAGCTTCATGAAGGCCTCGTCCTCGGCCGGAACGAAGCGCTTCCAGCGCAGGAGCGACAGGCTCGCTCCCGGCTCGGGCTTCCATTCCGCGGTCTGCGCCCAGGCCCTGGCGAAGCCGAGGAGGTCGCCGCCGGCGGCGAGGCCGGCCGCGGCGGCGCCCGCGAGGAGGGACCGGCGATCGAGAACGGACATCGTTTCTTCTCCCTCGGTGATCCTGTTTCTGAGGGCGCCGCGCGCCCCGATCCCGCGCCGGATCCGACGCGGGTCAGCTCGGCAGGCGACGGCCAGTCTCGGCGTCGAAGAAGTGCACGCGGTTCGGCCGCAGGGAGACGGTCTCGCCCGGCCGCTCGCGCACGCGCTCCCGCAGCACGCAGGTGAGATCCTGGCCTCCGGCCCGCACCGCCAGCATGGTCTCGGAGCCGGTCGGCTCCACGACGACGACCTCCGCGGCGATCCCGTCGGGCGCGAGGTCGAAGTGCTCGGGCCGGACGCCGAGGATGAGCGGCCGCCCGTCGACGCCGGCGGGCGCGTCGGCGAGCGGGATCGACAGGCCGGTCTCGGTGGTGAAGGTGAGGCGCCCGTTCGCCCGGACCCGGCCGGGCACGAAGTTCATGGCCGGCGAGCCGATGAAGCCCGCGACGAACAGGTTGTCGGGCCGGTCGTAGAGTTCGAGGGGCGGCCCGATCTGCTCCACGACCCCGTCGTGCATCACGACGATCCGGTCGGCCATGGTCATGGCCTCGATCTGGTCGTGGGTGACGTAGATGGTCGTGGTCTTCAGGCGCTGGTGCAGCTCCTTGATCTCGGTGCGCATCGCCACGCGCAGCTTGGCGTCGAGGTTGGAGAGCGGCTCGTCGAACAGGAAGACCTGCGGGTCGCGCACGATCGCCCGGCCCATGGCGACGCGCTGGCGCTGGCCGCCGGAGAGCTGGCGCGGGTAGCGGTCCAGCAGGTGGGTGAGCCCGAGAATCTGCGCGGCCTTGTTGACCCGGAGGTCGATCTCGGAGGCGGGCGCCTTCCGGATCCGCATCGAGAACGCCATGTTCTCGCGAACCGTGAGATGCGGGTAGAGGGCGTAGTTCTGGAACACCATGGCGATGTCCCGCTCCTTGGGCGGCACATCGTTCACCACGCGCTCGCCGATGCGGATCTCGCCGCCAGAGATATTCTCGAGCCCGGCGATCATCCGCAGGAGCGTTGATTTCCCGCATCCGGACGGGCCGACCAGGATCACGAATTCACCGTCCCGGATATCCACGGACACGCCGTGCAGGACATTCGTCGATCCGAAAGCCTTGCGAACCTCGCGGATTCCCACCGAGGCCATGCTTCCTCCCGATCAAGGCCACTCTATCGGCGGCTCTAAGTCGGCAGTACAAAGGAGCGGCCGGGGGAAAGCAAGCGGGCGCCCCGGCAAAGCTACAGATAATCTTGGATCTGTCAGGCGGACCCGCCCGGCGCCCGTGACGAGCGGGGCCCGGTGAAACATGCGGCGGGATGACGGGCCGCCCGGAATGCTATGGGATCGCGCGCCGGCCGCGGAGCCGGCACCGGGCCCGTCACGCGGCCGTCGCGCGGGCGGACATCCAGGGGACGTGAGCACATGTCGTTATCGGGCCTGACCGCGCGGGAGATCCTGCCCGCCGACGGATGCCGGGGCGCCCTCGTGGGCCGGGTGTGGCGGCCGGACGTGGCCGGTCCGAGCGTCGTGGCGATCCGCGCCGACGCGGACGGCGCGGCCCGAATCCTCGACGTCACCGCCGCCTTCCCGACGGTCAGCGACCTGTGCGAGGCCCCGGATCCCGCCGCCGCCCTGCGCGGCGCCGAGGGCGAGGACCTCGGCAGCCTCGACGCGACCCTGGCCAACACGCCGCCGGACGGGCGCGACACCAGCCGGCCGTGGCTCTTGGCGCCGGTCGACCTGCAGGCCCTGAAGGCGGCGGGCGTGACCTTCGCCACCTCGATGCTGGAGCGAGTGATCGAGGAGCGCGCCCGCGGCGATCTCGCTGCCGCGGCGGCGATTCGCGCTGAGGTCGAGCGCCTGGTCGGCCGCGACCTGCGCCGACTCAAGCCCGGCTCGCCCGAGGCCATGGCCCTCAAGGAGGTGCTGGTCGCGCAGGGCGCCTGGAGCCAGTACCTGGAAGTCGGCATCGGCCCGGACGCCGAGATCTTCACCAAGGCGCAGCCGCTCTCGGCCGTCGGCTGCGGCGCGGACGCGGGCCTGCACCCGGACTCGCACTGGAACAACCCCGAGCCCGAGGTGGCGCTGGCGGTCGCCTCCGACCAGCGGATCGTCGGCGCAACGCTGGCCAACGACGTGAACCTGCGCGACTTCGAGGGGCGGTCGGCGCTGCTCCTCGGGAAGGCCAAGGACAACAACGCCTCCTGCGCCCTGGGGCCGTTCGTGCGCCTGTTCGACGGGACGTTCGGTCTCGACCACGTCCGCCGCACCACCGTGACCCTCGAGGTCACCGGCACGGACGGCTTCCGGCTGGAGGGCACCTCGCCGCTCTCCGAGATCAGCCGCGATCCGGAGGAACTGGCGGACGCGCTGATGGGGCGGACGCACAATTATCCCGACGGCGCCCTCCTCCTCCTCGGCACCATGTTCGCGCCGATCCAGGATCGGCACGGCCCGGGGCTCGGCTTCACCCACGCCGACGGCGACCGCGTCGTGGTGGCGAGCCCGGAGCTCGGCAGCCTCGTCAACCGCATGCGCCCGTGCGACGCCTGCGAACCCTGGACCTTCGGCGCCCGCGCGCTGATGCGGAATCTCGCCGCGCGCGGGATTCTGTGACAGAGCGGCGACCGGACCGAGCCCCGAGAGCATGCCGATGACCGACACCGCCTTCCTCGACCGCCTCGCCGCGATCGTCGGACCGTCCGGTCTCGTCACCGGCGCGGAGCTGCGCGGGCGCTCGGCCAACTGGACGCGCCCGACAGAGCCCTGCGCCGCCCTGGCGCTGGTGCGCCCGCGCAGCACGGAGGAGACCAGCGCCGTCATGGCCGCCTGCCGCGCGGCCGGCGTCGCCGTGGTCCCGCGCGGCGGCGCCACCGGCCTCGTCGACGGCACGCTCTGCCAGCCCGACGAGATCACCCTGTCGACCGAGCGCATGACCGGCATCGAGCCGGTGGATCCGCTCGGCATGACGGTGGTGGTCGGCACCGGCGCCACCCTCGAGAGCGTGCAGGACGCCGCGTCCGC from Methylobacterium radiotolerans JCM 2831 includes the following:
- a CDS encoding dihydroxyacetone kinase subunit DhaK, with the protein product MAHFIDARSTLVNDAVDGLVAASGGRLARLDGDPGIRVVLRAAPDSGKVAVVSGGGSGHEPAHAGFVGPGLLSAAVCGDVFASPSVDAVLAGILAVTGPAGCLLVIKNYAGDRLNFGLAAERARALGHKVETVIVSDDIALPDAKQPRGVAGTLFVHKVAGHAAEAGEPLETVAALARRAAGAAKSLGIAVSTCTIPGSARSERLAEGQAELGLGIHGEPGAERIALPKASELARMMAERLARSVPGADGLALLVNNLGSASALEMQILTRAVLATDLGRRVRLLLGPAPLMTALDMHGASLSVLPLDDALERALSEPVPVPAWPAAVRVEPPILRPVPEGLAGEAFAPSHDAVTAARIRAVAEALIRAEGSLNSLDAKVGDGDAGTTFAGAARAVQADLDRLPQTEPAALCRALAERIGRAVGGSSGVLGSIFFAATASALADGAAWPEALGQGVARVQGYGGAKAGDRTLLDALIPAVEALKNGDLAAAAAAARAGAEATAGMERAGAGRSSYLAAGDLAGVQDPGAAGVAAAFAALAGA
- a CDS encoding fumarylacetoacetate hydrolase family protein; the encoded protein is MSLSGLTAREILPADGCRGALVGRVWRPDVAGPSVVAIRADADGAARILDVTAAFPTVSDLCEAPDPAAALRGAEGEDLGSLDATLANTPPDGRDTSRPWLLAPVDLQALKAAGVTFATSMLERVIEERARGDLAAAAAIRAEVERLVGRDLRRLKPGSPEAMALKEVLVAQGAWSQYLEVGIGPDAEIFTKAQPLSAVGCGADAGLHPDSHWNNPEPEVALAVASDQRIVGATLANDVNLRDFEGRSALLLGKAKDNNASCALGPFVRLFDGTFGLDHVRRTTVTLEVTGTDGFRLEGTSPLSEISRDPEELADALMGRTHNYPDGALLLLGTMFAPIQDRHGPGLGFTHADGDRVVVASPELGSLVNRMRPCDACEPWTFGARALMRNLAARGIL
- a CDS encoding ABC transporter ATP-binding protein, producing MASVGIREVRKAFGSTNVLHGVSVDIRDGEFVILVGPSGCGKSTLLRMIAGLENISGGEIRIGERVVNDVPPKERDIAMVFQNYALYPHLTVRENMAFSMRIRKAPASEIDLRVNKAAQILGLTHLLDRYPRQLSGGQRQRVAMGRAIVRDPQVFLFDEPLSNLDAKLRVAMRTEIKELHQRLKTTTIYVTHDQIEAMTMADRIVVMHDGVVEQIGPPLELYDRPDNLFVAGFIGSPAMNFVPGRVRANGRLTFTTETGLSIPLADAPAGVDGRPLILGVRPEHFDLAPDGIAAEVVVVEPTGSETMLAVRAGGQDLTCVLRERVRERPGETVSLRPNRVHFFDAETGRRLPS
- a CDS encoding carbohydrate ABC transporter permease, with the protein product MSAPAPPAHADPHLAPVLAAQPAGLTDNSEGMAYLERLPRRLVTTYLPLLIILAVLLFPFYWMALTAIKPDEQLIDMERFNPFWVVDPTLKHINKLLFETQYPRWLWNTMYVSVAATVLSLFASVLAAYACVRVRYRGAGWVGAAIFLAYLVPPSILFIPLATIIQAYGLFDSPIALILAYPTILIPFSTWLLMGYFKTIPYELEECALMDGASRWQILTKIILPLAFPGLISAGIFSLTLCWNEFIYALTFLSSTQNKTVPIAVVSEFVDGDVYKWGSLMAGALLGSLPLVILYSFFVEYYVSALTGAVKE
- a CDS encoding carbohydrate ABC transporter permease, coding for MAHTALTQPAPAAIPTRSAWQRVRASRGWAGFWFMLPTALILGLFLAYPLLKGIWLSFTNARIGREGVFVGLENYEWLWDDDVFWLSVFNTCLYTAVASVVKFGVGLYLALLLNKNMPFKSIIRSIVLIPFVVPTVLSAIAFWWIFDSQFSIISWSLRHLGVIDGNIDFLGEPAMARACVIFANIWRGVPFIAITLLAGLQTVSPSLYEAATLDGASNWQIFSRITLPLLTPIIAVVMTFSVLFTFTDFQLIWAMTRGGPVNATHLMATLSYQRGILSGTLGEGAAIATAMVPFLLAAIGISWFGLQRRAWQSGESDR
- a CDS encoding ABC transporter substrate-binding protein — encoded protein: MSVLDRRSLLAGAAAAGLAAGGDLLGFARAWAQTAEWKPEPGASLSLLRWKRFVPAEDEAFMKLVDAFTKATGVKVTVSNESFDDIQPKASVAANTGQGPDMVWGLFSFPALFPDKCLPLEDVAESLAKKYGPWFPSAEAYGKVKGKWIAIPVAFNGGYPNYRISAMKKAGFDRFPTDTAGFLELCRGLKKNNTPAGFALGHATGDGNTWCHWALWSHGGNLVDANEKIVINSPETAKALEYVKSLYETFVPGTVSWNDSSNNKAFLAGDLYLTNNGISIYAAAKKDNPKLAEDMDHAVWPIGPVGKPTEFQLAFPILAFKYSKAPNACKAFIAFMMEAANYNPWLEAAQGYLCEPLSNYPKNPIWTSDPKNAVFAEAGRRSLAAGGLAPVSERIAAVLADFVIVDMFASHCTGREDVKGAIKNAERAATRIFRNT